Proteins from a single region of Leuconostoc gasicomitatum LMG 18811:
- the carB gene encoding carbamoyl-phosphate synthase large subunit, translating to MPKRTDIKKILVIGSGPIVIGQAAEFDYSGTQAALSLKEEGYYVILVNSNPATIMTDAEIADKVYIEPLSIDFIERILRKERPDAILPTLGGQTGLNMAKDLSEAGILDDLNIELLGTKLSAIEEAEDREEFKALMERLNEPIPESTIATTLEEALEFADTHSYPVIVRPAYTLGGTGGGIAETHEELTEIAANGLELSPVTQVLIERSIAGYKEIEFEVMRDAHDNALVVASMENFDPVGIHTGDSIVTAPVQTLSDREVQMMRDAALKIIRALKIEGGVNIQMALDPNSYKYYIIEVNPRVSRSSALASKATGYPIAKMAAKIAVGLNLDEIINPVTGTTKAEFEPALDYVVFKIPRWPFDKFASADRSLGTQMKATGEVMAIGRNMEEALLKAVRSLEIDAIGLDDITFDDLSDEDLLASLMPARDDRLFMIADLLRRGVTIEAIHDKTLIDEFFLDKVLHIIEIERDLAHSIGDLDQLAYAKKNGFADATIANIWHKTTVEVRQLRTQASILPVYKMVDTVAAEFESQTPYYYATYERENESIKTHKKSVIVLGSGPIRIGQGVEFDYATVHAVKAIQRAGYEAIIMNSNPETVSTDFSISDKLYFEPLTLEDVLNVIDLENPIGVVVQFGGQTAINLAQPLTENGVHILGTTVEDLNRAEDREAFDQVIKQLKLPQPIGKTATTVPGALAAAQEIGYPVLIRPSYVLGGRAMEIVTSDEELNDYMQRAVKVSNDHPVLIDSYLVGQEAEVDVLSDGETVVIPGIMEHIERAGVHSGDSMSVYPPQYLSQKVQDEMTQAAINLAQAMNTIGLMNVQFVIHENTAYVIEVNPRASRTVPFISKVTHIPLAQLATRVMLGEKLADMGFETGLVPADDMVHVKAPIFSFTKLPDVDSLLGPEMKSTGEVMGSDTTLPKALYKAFVASNIKVPQYGNVLFTVADDDKEEALILAKRFNNLGFALFATSGTGAYLEVNDMPIEILDKISESNNNSVEALKSQKLQVVINTTQADDRAESDGRLIRNAAIENAVPLFTALDTVNAFLDVLESRSFTVNEMK from the coding sequence ATGCCTAAACGCACTGACATCAAAAAAATATTGGTGATTGGCTCTGGACCAATTGTTATTGGTCAAGCAGCAGAATTTGATTATTCTGGCACGCAAGCTGCACTAAGTTTAAAAGAAGAAGGCTATTACGTCATTTTAGTTAACTCTAATCCTGCAACAATTATGACGGACGCAGAAATTGCAGATAAAGTTTATATTGAACCATTATCAATTGATTTTATTGAGCGTATTTTGCGTAAAGAACGGCCTGATGCCATTTTACCAACATTAGGTGGTCAGACTGGTTTAAACATGGCTAAGGATTTGTCTGAAGCTGGCATATTAGATGATTTGAATATTGAGTTGTTAGGCACAAAACTATCTGCCATTGAAGAAGCTGAGGATCGTGAAGAATTCAAAGCACTCATGGAACGTTTGAATGAACCTATTCCTGAGTCAACAATTGCAACGACACTAGAGGAAGCACTCGAATTCGCTGATACACACAGTTATCCCGTTATTGTACGTCCAGCGTACACATTGGGTGGCACAGGTGGTGGTATTGCTGAAACGCATGAAGAATTAACTGAAATTGCGGCGAATGGTTTAGAATTATCACCAGTCACACAAGTCTTGATTGAACGATCAATTGCTGGCTATAAAGAAATTGAATTTGAAGTCATGCGTGATGCACATGATAATGCGTTAGTTGTTGCATCAATGGAAAATTTTGATCCAGTTGGTATACATACGGGTGATTCGATTGTTACAGCACCGGTACAAACATTATCAGATCGTGAAGTTCAAATGATGCGTGATGCTGCATTGAAAATTATTCGTGCTTTGAAAATTGAGGGTGGTGTCAATATTCAAATGGCACTCGATCCAAATTCATACAAGTATTATATTATTGAAGTCAATCCACGTGTATCGCGTTCATCAGCGCTGGCTTCTAAAGCCACAGGATATCCTATTGCTAAAATGGCAGCCAAAATTGCTGTTGGTTTGAATTTAGATGAAATTATTAACCCTGTTACTGGCACAACAAAAGCAGAATTTGAGCCGGCATTGGACTATGTTGTATTTAAAATTCCACGTTGGCCATTTGATAAATTTGCATCGGCTGATCGTAGTCTAGGGACGCAAATGAAAGCAACAGGGGAAGTTATGGCAATTGGCCGTAACATGGAAGAGGCGTTATTGAAGGCTGTACGTTCATTAGAAATTGACGCAATAGGGTTAGATGATATCACATTTGATGACCTATCAGACGAAGACTTATTGGCATCATTAATGCCTGCTCGCGATGATCGTTTATTTATGATTGCTGACTTATTACGACGCGGCGTGACAATTGAGGCTATTCACGACAAGACCTTAATTGATGAATTCTTTTTGGACAAAGTTCTTCATATTATTGAAATTGAACGTGATCTAGCACATAGTATTGGTGATCTTGATCAGCTCGCATATGCTAAGAAAAACGGTTTTGCTGACGCAACTATCGCAAATATTTGGCATAAAACAACAGTTGAGGTTCGTCAATTAAGAACACAAGCAAGTATTTTACCTGTTTATAAAATGGTTGATACTGTGGCGGCTGAATTTGAGTCGCAAACACCGTATTACTATGCGACATATGAGCGCGAAAATGAATCAATTAAAACGCATAAAAAATCTGTCATTGTACTGGGTTCAGGTCCAATACGTATTGGACAAGGCGTGGAGTTTGATTATGCGACTGTTCATGCAGTAAAAGCCATTCAACGCGCAGGTTACGAAGCGATTATTATGAACTCTAATCCTGAAACTGTGTCAACTGATTTTTCTATTTCTGACAAATTGTATTTTGAGCCGCTAACATTAGAAGATGTGTTAAATGTGATTGATTTAGAAAATCCGATTGGTGTTGTTGTGCAGTTCGGGGGTCAAACAGCTATTAATTTAGCACAACCTTTGACAGAAAATGGCGTGCACATTTTAGGCACAACAGTTGAAGATTTGAACCGTGCTGAAGACCGTGAAGCTTTTGATCAAGTCATAAAACAATTAAAACTACCACAACCCATAGGGAAAACAGCTACAACAGTTCCTGGTGCTTTGGCAGCGGCACAAGAAATAGGCTATCCAGTTTTGATTCGGCCATCGTATGTCCTTGGTGGACGTGCAATGGAAATTGTGACTTCAGATGAAGAATTAAATGACTATATGCAACGTGCAGTTAAGGTGTCAAATGATCATCCTGTTTTGATTGATTCATATTTGGTTGGTCAAGAAGCCGAGGTCGATGTGCTATCAGATGGTGAAACGGTTGTTATTCCCGGTATAATGGAGCATATTGAACGTGCAGGTGTACACTCTGGTGATTCTATGTCTGTCTATCCACCGCAATATTTATCACAAAAAGTTCAAGATGAAATGACGCAAGCCGCTATCAATTTAGCACAAGCCATGAATACGATTGGCTTAATGAATGTGCAGTTCGTCATTCATGAGAATACAGCTTATGTCATTGAAGTTAATCCACGAGCATCGAGAACTGTACCATTTATTTCGAAAGTGACACATATCCCGTTAGCACAATTGGCAACACGTGTCATGCTGGGGGAAAAATTAGCTGACATGGGATTTGAAACTGGACTAGTACCAGCAGATGACATGGTTCACGTTAAAGCACCTATTTTTTCATTTACCAAGTTACCAGATGTCGATTCATTACTTGGGCCTGAAATGAAATCTACAGGCGAAGTGATGGGCTCTGATACGACTTTACCAAAAGCGCTTTATAAAGCCTTTGTAGCCTCAAACATTAAAGTACCGCAATATGGTAATGTTCTCTTTACAGTCGCTGATGATGACAAAGAAGAAGCACTAATTTTGGCTAAACGATTCAATAATTTAGGATTTGCTTTGTTTGCAACATCAGGGACTGGTGCATATCTTGAAGTCAATGATATGCCAATTGAAATTTTAGATAAAATTTCGGAATCTAACAATAATTCAGTAGAAGCACTGAAATCACAAAAGTTACAAGTTGTCATTAACACAACTCAAGCTGATGATCGGGCAGAATCCGATGGTCGCCTTATCCGTAATGCGGCAATTGAAAATGCTGTACCATTGTTTACAGCATTGGACACAGTTAACGCTTTCCTCGATGTTTTGGAAAGTCGTAGTTTTACAGTCAATGAAATGAAGTAG
- the pyrH gene encoding UMP kinase: protein MSSMKYKRVLMKLSGEALAGEKGQGIDLETVSEIAQDLKEVHDLGTQIAIVVGGGNLWRGEPASKVGMERSRADYTGMLGTTMNALVLQDALERAGVDTRVQTAITMQQIAEPYIRGRAIRHLEKGRIVIFAAGTGSPYFSTDTTAALRANEINADAILMGKNGVDGIYDSDPNKNANAVKYTELTHLEILQKGLKVMDSTASSLSMDNNMPLVVFNLNTPGNLKRVVLGENIGTTVTGGK, encoded by the coding sequence ATGTCGAGTATGAAATATAAACGTGTTTTGATGAAACTTTCTGGTGAAGCATTGGCTGGAGAAAAAGGGCAAGGTATTGATCTTGAAACAGTTTCTGAAATTGCACAAGATTTAAAAGAAGTCCATGATCTAGGAACACAAATTGCAATTGTTGTTGGTGGTGGTAATTTATGGCGTGGCGAACCAGCTTCAAAAGTTGGTATGGAACGGTCACGTGCAGATTATACAGGCATGCTTGGTACAACGATGAACGCTCTCGTGTTGCAAGATGCATTGGAACGCGCTGGTGTTGACACACGTGTTCAAACAGCGATTACCATGCAACAAATTGCTGAGCCATATATTCGTGGTCGTGCTATTCGGCATTTGGAAAAAGGCAGAATTGTTATTTTTGCGGCTGGGACAGGTTCACCTTATTTTTCAACAGATACAACAGCTGCATTACGAGCAAATGAAATTAACGCAGATGCTATTTTGATGGGTAAAAATGGTGTTGATGGCATCTATGATTCGGACCCTAATAAAAATGCAAATGCTGTTAAGTATACCGAATTAACGCATTTGGAAATTTTGCAAAAAGGATTGAAAGTGATGGATTCAACAGCTAGTTCACTATCAATGGACAATAATATGCCACTCGTCGTATTTAACTTAAACACACCAGGGAATTTAAAACGTGTTGTACTGGGTGAAAATATTGGGACAACGGTTACAGGAGGAAAATAA
- a CDS encoding YneF family protein, giving the protein MTLNIGLVILIAVLTLIIGLAAGFFLARNSMKSYLAKNPPISEEMMKSMMMSMGQKPSQKKLNQMMAQMKQQSEQAQKK; this is encoded by the coding sequence ATGACTTTAAATATTGGACTCGTCATCTTGATTGCAGTTTTGACTTTAATTATTGGATTGGCGGCTGGATTCTTCTTAGCACGGAACTCAATGAAGAGTTATTTAGCAAAAAATCCACCAATTTCAGAAGAAATGATGAAGTCAATGATGATGTCAATGGGTCAAAAGCCATCACAAAAGAAATTAAATCAAATGATGGCTCAGATGAAGCAACAAAGCGAACAAGCGCAAAAAAAATAA
- the lexA gene encoding transcriptional repressor LexA — protein sequence MTIQIQESKQLQVLRFIHEAQITNGYPPTVREVGEAVGLSSSSTIHGHIERLVKKGYLLKDASKPRARAIEVTDSGLEALGVSITPGRIPVLGLVTAGTPILAVEEEATEFFPIPDNLMQFDGDMFMLNVRGNSMVNIGILDGDKVIVRKQDNADNGDVVVAMNDDNEATVKRFFREADHFRLQPENDAMAPIILKSVSILGKVIGLYRDAIY from the coding sequence ATGACAATTCAAATTCAAGAAAGTAAACAGCTACAGGTGCTGAGGTTTATCCATGAAGCACAAATAACAAATGGCTATCCACCTACGGTGCGTGAGGTTGGTGAAGCTGTCGGTTTGTCCTCTTCTTCAACAATTCACGGTCACATCGAGCGGCTAGTGAAAAAAGGCTATCTTTTAAAGGATGCCTCAAAACCACGTGCTCGTGCCATTGAAGTCACTGATTCTGGTTTAGAAGCATTGGGTGTATCTATTACTCCTGGTCGTATCCCTGTACTAGGACTTGTTACTGCTGGTACACCTATCTTGGCTGTTGAAGAAGAAGCCACTGAATTTTTTCCAATTCCGGACAATTTGATGCAATTTGATGGTGACATGTTTATGCTAAATGTTCGTGGCAATTCTATGGTCAATATTGGTATCTTAGATGGTGATAAGGTCATTGTCCGTAAACAAGATAACGCTGATAATGGCGACGTTGTGGTAGCCATGAATGATGATAACGAAGCAACAGTTAAACGTTTTTTCCGAGAAGCAGACCATTTCCGTTTACAACCTGAAAATGACGCAATGGCACCAATTATTCTTAAAAGTGTTTCTATTTTAGGTAAAGTTATCGGCCTCTATCGTGATGCAATCTATTAA
- the pyrE gene encoding orotate phosphoribosyltransferase has protein sequence MLNYAEQVANDLLTIGAVKFSPEKPFTWASGIKSPIYTDNRMTIGYPKVRQNIYEGLAALIQESFGDVEIIGGVATAGIPHAAWVSEKLNKPMIYVRSKPKDHGAGRQTEGAVTTGKKVVLIDDLISTGGSVLAAVEAIRKEGANVLGVVSIFSYELSEGLTNFTNAKLTFKSLTTYSQLVATAIERGELNKSQLKTLQNWQQNPNKWQL, from the coding sequence ATGTTGAATTATGCAGAACAAGTGGCAAATGATTTACTGACAATTGGTGCAGTAAAATTTTCCCCAGAAAAACCGTTTACTTGGGCATCAGGTATTAAAAGTCCTATTTATACGGATAATCGCATGACTATTGGTTACCCAAAAGTCCGTCAAAATATTTATGAAGGTTTAGCAGCATTAATTCAAGAATCATTTGGGGATGTTGAAATTATTGGTGGTGTTGCAACGGCTGGTATTCCTCATGCTGCATGGGTATCTGAGAAATTGAATAAGCCTATGATTTATGTACGATCGAAGCCAAAAGATCATGGGGCCGGCCGTCAAACAGAGGGAGCAGTTACTACTGGTAAAAAAGTTGTATTAATTGATGATTTAATTTCAACGGGAGGATCGGTATTAGCTGCCGTTGAAGCGATACGTAAAGAAGGTGCTAATGTTTTAGGTGTCGTATCAATTTTTTCATATGAATTATCTGAAGGACTGACTAATTTTACTAATGCAAAGTTAACTTTTAAATCATTAACAACATACTCTCAATTGGTCGCCACAGCTATTGAGCGTGGTGAATTAAACAAATCTCAATTGAAAACACTACAAAATTGGCAACAAAATCCTAACAAATGGCAATTATAA
- the rpsB gene encoding 30S ribosomal protein S2 has protein sequence MAVISMKELLEAGVHFGHQTRRWDPKMDEYIFTERNGIHIIDLQKTVKLVDEAYNFVRNASTDDANFLFVGTKKQASDAIAEEATRAGQYFINHRWLGGTLTNWNTIKTRIQRLKDLEVMAEDGTFEQLPKKEVVLLNKQREKLDKFLGGVKDMPGLPDVLFVVDPKKEEIAVKEANMLNIPVVAMIDTNANPEVVDVKIPANDDAIRAVRLITAKMADAIIEGRQGQDSAPEDAFVAGNENTESIEEITNIVEEGNN, from the coding sequence ATGGCAGTTATTTCAATGAAAGAACTCCTCGAAGCAGGAGTACACTTTGGGCACCAAACACGTCGTTGGGACCCAAAAATGGATGAATACATCTTTACAGAACGTAATGGTATTCATATCATCGATTTACAAAAGACAGTTAAGCTTGTTGATGAAGCTTATAACTTTGTCCGTAATGCATCAACAGATGATGCCAACTTTTTGTTTGTTGGTACAAAGAAACAAGCATCAGATGCTATTGCTGAAGAAGCAACACGTGCTGGTCAATATTTCATCAACCATCGCTGGTTGGGTGGCACTTTGACTAACTGGAATACAATTAAGACACGTATCCAACGTTTGAAGGATTTGGAAGTTATGGCCGAAGACGGCACTTTCGAACAATTACCTAAAAAAGAAGTTGTTTTGCTAAACAAGCAACGTGAAAAGTTGGATAAGTTTTTGGGTGGTGTTAAAGATATGCCTGGTTTACCAGATGTATTGTTTGTTGTTGACCCTAAGAAGGAAGAAATAGCTGTTAAGGAAGCAAACATGTTAAACATTCCTGTTGTGGCTATGATTGACACAAATGCTAACCCTGAAGTTGTTGATGTTAAGATTCCTGCCAATGATGATGCTATTCGTGCAGTTCGTTTAATCACTGCTAAGATGGCTGATGCTATTATTGAAGGTCGTCAAGGACAAGATTCAGCGCCTGAAGATGCTTTTGTAGCTGGAAATGAAAACACAGAATCAATTGAAGAAATCACTAATATCGTTGAAGAAGGCAATAATTAA
- a CDS encoding dihydroorotate dehydrogenase, translated as MIANNRLAVNLPGLNMKNPVMNSSGSVYFGIEDKGFGIEKTGALVTKTVTMTPRAGNPQPWIIETPSGILNSVGLANPGIEKVISDILPAIHKKYCDDMPVMVSIAGETVQEYVELARRLTHSGFVTAIEVNLSCPNVDRGGMAFGVDAQTASEVIAALRQATHLPLYAKLSPNVTDIKPIVKALETAGADGIVLINTVMGMSFDLAKRQARLARGIGGMSGKSIHPIAVRFVYEAAQTVNIPIIGVGGIASVADALELMMAGASAIQVGGALTQKPEAMLEIIDAMTEALDKYEFTDVRAVTNTFRK; from the coding sequence ATGATAGCAAATAATCGTCTGGCGGTTAACCTACCGGGATTAAATATGAAAAATCCTGTGATGAACTCATCTGGTTCTGTATATTTTGGCATAGAAGATAAAGGATTTGGGATTGAAAAAACAGGGGCACTAGTCACTAAAACTGTTACTATGACACCACGTGCTGGTAATCCGCAACCTTGGATTATTGAAACGCCAAGTGGTATTTTGAACTCAGTTGGGTTAGCTAATCCAGGTATCGAAAAGGTAATATCAGATATATTGCCAGCTATTCATAAAAAATATTGTGATGACATGCCGGTGATGGTTTCAATTGCTGGTGAAACTGTACAAGAATATGTTGAGTTAGCACGTCGGTTAACACATTCAGGTTTTGTAACTGCAATTGAAGTCAACCTATCATGTCCTAATGTTGATCGCGGAGGTATGGCTTTTGGAGTTGATGCACAAACAGCATCTGAGGTCATTGCAGCGTTACGACAAGCTACTCATTTACCACTTTATGCTAAATTATCACCAAATGTGACAGATATTAAACCAATTGTAAAAGCACTTGAAACTGCTGGTGCAGATGGTATTGTCCTCATTAATACAGTTATGGGAATGAGTTTTGACTTGGCAAAACGTCAAGCACGCTTAGCACGGGGAATAGGAGGTATGTCTGGTAAATCGATTCATCCTATTGCTGTACGTTTTGTTTATGAAGCTGCTCAGACGGTTAATATTCCGATAATTGGTGTTGGTGGTATTGCTAGTGTGGCAGACGCGTTGGAATTAATGATGGCAGGAGCCAGTGCCATACAAGTTGGAGGTGCACTAACTCAGAAACCTGAAGCAATGTTAGAGATTATTGATGCGATGACTGAAGCGTTAGATAAGTATGAGTTTACTGATGTTCGAGCTGTGACCAACACCTTTAGAAAGTAA
- a CDS encoding lysophospholipid acyltransferase family protein — protein MKFYDFLRGVAIGLMWTVNGRIKYMNRNRIPTDDNYVLVGPHRTWWDPVWYAVAAYPKHFIFMAKIELFKFPPLAWLIKSAGAFPVDRENVGPSVIKIPVNELKHGNRSLIMFPSGSRHNDELKSGSLLIAKMSGKAIVPAVYQGPVSFGQLFKRNNTTINFGEPIIIDRKDRLNKENIAKYTQMIQDAFDQLDHEVDPTFVYVDPKREKK, from the coding sequence ATGAAATTTTATGATTTTTTGCGCGGTGTAGCTATTGGCCTAATGTGGACAGTAAATGGGCGAATCAAGTATATGAATCGAAATCGTATACCTACTGATGATAACTATGTTTTGGTCGGACCACATCGTACATGGTGGGATCCCGTTTGGTATGCAGTTGCTGCCTACCCAAAACATTTTATTTTTATGGCTAAAATTGAACTTTTTAAATTTCCACCACTTGCTTGGCTCATTAAATCTGCTGGTGCATTCCCGGTTGATAGAGAAAATGTTGGCCCGAGTGTTATCAAAATACCAGTGAACGAATTAAAGCACGGCAATCGTTCACTTATCATGTTTCCTTCTGGTTCCAGACACAATGATGAATTAAAATCAGGTTCTTTATTGATCGCAAAGATGTCAGGAAAAGCGATTGTTCCCGCTGTATACCAAGGACCAGTATCCTTTGGACAGCTGTTTAAGCGAAACAATACCACCATTAATTTCGGTGAACCGATTATAATAGACCGTAAAGACAGGTTAAATAAAGAAAACATTGCCAAATATACACAGATGATTCAAGACGCTTTTGATCAGCTAGATCATGAGGTAGATCCTACCTTCGTTTATGTCGATCCTAAACGTGAAAAAAAATAA
- the pyrF gene encoding orotidine-5'-phosphate decarboxylase, protein MKRPVFIALDFPDAKTTRLFLNDFLKIADKPAIKIGMELFFAEGPEFVRELHRQGFTIFLDLKLYDIPTTVGHAVASIAKLNVQYLTVHAAGGTKMLRQAVANKGKEMKLLAVTQLTSFSEADMQATQLTSSSMTENVIHLAELAYQSGIDGTISAPLEAGFIQKKTNDSFLRITPGIRLTGDSTDDQNRITTPEKARELGATGLVVGRSVTKSNDPVAAYQRVLLEWSN, encoded by the coding sequence ATGAAGCGACCGGTATTTATAGCATTAGATTTTCCTGATGCAAAAACAACAAGACTTTTCCTCAATGATTTTCTTAAAATAGCTGATAAACCTGCAATAAAAATCGGCATGGAATTATTTTTTGCTGAAGGACCAGAATTTGTCCGTGAACTGCACAGACAAGGTTTTACAATTTTCTTGGATTTGAAACTTTATGATATTCCAACAACAGTTGGTCATGCGGTTGCTAGTATTGCAAAACTAAATGTTCAATACCTGACAGTTCATGCTGCCGGTGGTACAAAAATGTTACGACAGGCTGTAGCAAACAAAGGTAAGGAGATGAAATTACTAGCGGTCACGCAATTAACTTCTTTTTCAGAAGCTGATATGCAGGCAACACAATTAACGTCTTCAAGCATGACGGAAAATGTTATTCATTTAGCTGAATTAGCATATCAATCAGGAATTGATGGGACAATTAGTGCGCCGTTGGAAGCAGGTTTCATTCAGAAAAAAACGAATGATTCGTTTCTACGTATAACACCGGGAATTCGATTAACTGGTGATTCAACTGATGATCAAAATCGCATTACAACACCTGAAAAAGCGCGTGAATTGGGTGCTACCGGCTTAGTTGTCGGTCGTTCCGTTACTAAATCCAATGATCCTGTGGCAGCCTACCAACGTGTATTATTAGAATGGAGCAATTAA
- a CDS encoding GIY-YIG nuclease family protein, giving the protein MIKPYYFYVLYTADGYFYAGFTDDVQRRFKTHQVRKGAKFTRVKSRHPLQLIYDAQFDTKSDALRAEANFKKLTRKNKEKFLIAHQVNEKIWI; this is encoded by the coding sequence ATGATAAAACCATATTACTTTTACGTCTTATATACGGCTGATGGTTATTTTTATGCTGGCTTTACCGATGACGTTCAACGCCGATTTAAGACACATCAAGTGCGTAAAGGGGCGAAGTTTACACGTGTCAAGTCAAGACATCCTTTACAATTAATTTATGATGCACAGTTTGATACAAAAAGTGACGCGCTACGAGCCGAAGCAAACTTTAAAAAACTGACCAGAAAAAACAAAGAGAAATTTTTGATAGCGCATCAGGTTAATGAAAAAATTTGGATCTAA
- the tsf gene encoding translation elongation factor Ts: MAITAAQVKELRDKTSVGMMDAKKALVEADGDLEKAIDLLREKGMAKAAKKGDRVAAEGMTYVAVDGNKAAIIELNSETDFVAGNAEFNDLLKAVANAIVEFTPADVESALALEVKAGQTLNDMIVGTTQITGEKITLRRFSVVEKSESENFGAYSHLAGSISSLVVVEGASEAAAKDIAMHVAAIAPQYVSDDEVPTEVVEREKAVQLASEDLAGKPDNIKEKMVEGRIKKFLAEISLLDQAFVKNGDQTVAQFIASQNGSVKSFVRYQVGDGIEKKVTDLAEEVAKQLG, translated from the coding sequence ATGGCAATTACTGCTGCACAAGTAAAAGAATTACGTGATAAGACATCTGTTGGTATGATGGATGCAAAGAAGGCTTTGGTTGAAGCTGATGGTGACTTGGAAAAAGCAATTGACTTGCTTCGTGAAAAGGGTATGGCTAAGGCTGCTAAAAAAGGTGACCGCGTTGCTGCCGAAGGTATGACATACGTTGCTGTTGATGGCAATAAAGCAGCTATTATCGAATTGAACTCAGAAACTGATTTCGTTGCGGGAAACGCTGAATTTAATGACTTGTTAAAGGCTGTTGCAAATGCAATCGTTGAATTTACGCCTGCAGATGTTGAATCTGCATTGGCTTTGGAAGTAAAAGCTGGCCAAACTTTGAATGATATGATTGTTGGAACAACACAAATCACTGGTGAAAAGATTACTTTACGTCGTTTCTCAGTTGTTGAAAAATCAGAATCTGAAAATTTTGGTGCTTATTCGCATTTGGCAGGATCAATTTCGTCATTAGTTGTCGTTGAGGGTGCCTCAGAAGCAGCAGCAAAAGATATCGCGATGCATGTTGCAGCTATTGCACCACAATATGTTTCAGATGATGAAGTACCTACAGAAGTTGTTGAGCGAGAAAAAGCTGTGCAACTTGCATCTGAAGATTTAGCTGGTAAGCCTGACAATATCAAAGAAAAGATGGTCGAAGGACGTATTAAAAAGTTCTTGGCTGAAATTTCATTGTTGGATCAAGCGTTTGTTAAGAATGGTGACCAAACTGTTGCACAATTTATTGCATCACAAAATGGCTCGGTAAAATCATTTGTACGTTACCAAGTGGGTGATGGCATTGAAAAGAAAGTGACTGATTTGGCTGAAGAAGTTGCTAAACAATTAGGGTAA
- a CDS encoding tRNA1(Val) (adenine(37)-N6)-methyltransferase: MIEPILNTGERIDGLPSQNIHIIQNPDMFAYSLDAILLAHFADVKGKGRGLTVDLGAGTGAVGLFYAPKVAGLIKLVEIQPELAEMAKRSIAMNGLQDRVSVLQSDMKAIFDDIQPGSAETVLSNPPYFPLNNTTKTNQDEHYELARHELTIDLPGLAQVANKLLKNNGKFYMVHRPERLADIFSAFSARKLMIKRIQFVYGKSDREANMVLIEAIKAGRLGGVRIMPPIVAYTQTNEYTNQVQNILYGQSWV, from the coding sequence ATGATTGAACCAATTCTTAATACAGGTGAGCGTATTGATGGCTTACCATCACAAAATATTCATATTATCCAAAATCCGGATATGTTTGCATACTCACTAGATGCAATTTTATTAGCACATTTTGCTGATGTTAAAGGAAAAGGGCGTGGATTGACCGTGGATCTGGGTGCTGGTACAGGTGCTGTTGGTTTATTCTATGCACCAAAAGTTGCGGGTCTGATTAAGTTAGTGGAAATTCAGCCAGAACTAGCCGAAATGGCCAAAAGAAGTATTGCAATGAATGGGTTACAGGATCGTGTTAGTGTCTTACAGTCAGATATGAAGGCTATATTTGATGATATTCAACCAGGTTCAGCAGAAACCGTTTTGTCGAATCCGCCATATTTCCCATTAAATAATACAACAAAAACAAATCAAGATGAACATTATGAATTGGCGCGTCACGAATTGACGATAGATTTGCCAGGATTAGCCCAAGTTGCCAATAAATTACTTAAAAATAATGGCAAATTTTATATGGTTCATCGACCAGAACGATTGGCTGATATCTTTTCAGCATTTTCAGCACGAAAACTAATGATTAAGCGCATACAATTTGTCTATGGTAAATCTGATCGAGAAGCGAATATGGTACTTATTGAGGCAATAAAAGCTGGACGTTTAGGCGGTGTTCGCATTATGCCACCAATTGTGGCTTATACACAAACAAATGAATATACAAATCAGGTACAAAATATTTTATATGGGCAATCATGGGTATGA